From the genome of Vicia villosa cultivar HV-30 ecotype Madison, WI linkage group LG2, Vvil1.0, whole genome shotgun sequence, one region includes:
- the LOC131652563 gene encoding non-specific lipid transfer protein GPI-anchored 5-like: MAHSKMNMGLVFVVMAMLCAGAAAQSSCTNVLVSLSPCLNYITGNSSTPSSGCCSNLANVVSSSPLCLCQVLGGGASSLGININQTQALALPGACKVKTPPTSQCKTTTAVSPAISPAGTEAESPNSAPSGTGSKSTPSTGDGSSSGNSIKLSIPLLLILAAATYASVF; this comes from the exons ATGGCACACAGCAAAATGAACATGGGTTTGGTTTTCGTCGTAATGGCAATGCTGTGTGCAGGAGCTGCAGCGCAATCGAGTTGCACAAATGTGTTAGTCAGCCTGTCACCTTGTCTTAACTATATAACAGGGAATTCCTCAACCCCGTCTTCAGGATGCTGCTCAAACCTTGCCAATGTTGTGAGTTCATCACCACTGTGCTTGTGTCAGGTTCTCGGCGGGGGTGCATCATCACTGGGAATCAACATCAATCAAACTCAGGCTCTGGCCTTGCCTGGTGCTTGCAAGGTGAAAACCCCACCCACCAGTCAGTGTAAAACTACTACCG CTGTTTCCCCAGCAATCTCACCAGCAGGAACAGAAGCAGAGTCTCCAAATTCAGCTCCATCAG GAACCGGATCCAAATCCACTCCCTCAACCGGTGATGGATCATCCAGTGGAAATTCAATCAAGCTGTCAATTCCTCTGTTGCTTATTTTGGCAGCAGCAACATATGCTTCAGTTTTCTGA
- the LOC131647124 gene encoding uncharacterized protein At2g34160-like → MEAIVLLTTTGEMKNIKVNNGEVEKEKKIFRIQVSKTKKPLFFYLNLAKKQLKTDNDVELCALGTAIPTIIIMSEILKRNGWAIQKSIVTSTIEAKEDKEGRVGAPKAKLDILLGKAKSVDQSTDGSAE, encoded by the exons ATGGAAGCGATTGTACTGCTAACAACAACCGGTGAGATGAAGAACATCAAGGTCAACAATGGCGAGgtggagaaagagaagaagatcttcCGCATTCAAGTTTCCAAAACCAAGAAACCACTCTTCTTCTACCTCAATCTCGCTAAG AAACAATTGAAGACTGACAATGACGTTGAGCTCTGTGCACTTGGAACCG CTATTCCAACTATAATAATCATGTCTGAGATTTTGAAGCGCAATGGATGGGCAATTCAGAAAA GTATAGTGACATCCACTATTGAGGCTAAGGAAGACAAAGAAGGTCGAGTAGGGGCTCCAAAGGCTaag CTTGATATTTTGTTGGGAAAGGCTAAGAGTGTTGACCAAAGTACTGATGGTTCAGCAGAGTAG
- the LOC131652561 gene encoding protein CDC73 homolog, with the protein MNPMRMRMDPLTLLRDFTMRGELDKIVRHNTDLCFGDEYTFPSSLETAYRSTKGNRYTLETLVHYIKNHHLKHAEYFQNTLALGIPSVSLPDRKPILNYLQGVISTTDSIEYLPEEPSFAPIPEDPSLNQQQQSLLPNSNSDEVLFQEPQLDFISMIRAAEKPLKDRQSLLECKNRDFYSVLVAATKREEERQRMESHQRKDGLVAKSRLMGSSDDFGDELGYDQTPKPKMHLKIGEGVPIILVPSAFQTLITIYNVKEFLEDGVYIPTDVKVKQMKGARPDCVTVQKKLSRDRAVTAYEVRDKPSALKPEDWDRVVAVFVLGKDWQFKDWPYKDHVEIFNKITGFFMRFEDDSIESAKTVKQWNVKIISISKNKRHQDRAAALEVWDRLEEFVRSRSHS; encoded by the exons ATGAATCCGATGAGAATGCGAATGGATCCACTCACACTCCTCCGCGATTTCACCATGAGAGGTGAACTGGACAAGATAGTCCGCCACAACACCGACCTCTGTTTCGGCGACGAATACACCTTCCCCTCCTCTCTCGAAACCGCTTACCGCTCCACCAAAGGTAACCGTTACACCCTCGAAACCCTAGTTCACTATATCAAAAACCACCACCTCAAACACGCCGAGTATTTCCAAAACACCCTCGCTCTCGGTATCCCTTCTGTATCACTCCCTGATCGGAAACCGATTCTCAACTACCTTCAAGGCGTTATCTCCACCACCGATTCAATAGAATATCTCCCTGAAGAGCCTTCCTTCGCGCCGATACCCGAAGATCCATCtctaaatcaacaacaacaatctcTACTTCCCAATTCAAATTCAGATGAAGTCCTTTTTCAGGAGCCTCAATTGGATTTCATCTCCATGATCAGAGCAGCCGAGAAGCCTCTTAAGGACCGGCAATCCCTCCTCGAATGTAAGAATCGCGACTTCTATAGCGTGCTTGTTGCTGCTACGAAGCGCGAAGAAGAGCGACAGAGAATGGAGTCTCACCAACGGAAAGACGGGCTTGTTGCGAAGAGCCGTTTAATGGGGAGTTCTGATGATTTTGGTGATGAATTGGGATATGATCAAACTCCTAAACCTAAAATGCATCTCAAAATCGGGGAAGGGGTTCCGATTATTTTGGTTCCTAGTGCTTTTCAGACGCTTATTACTATTTATAATGTTAAGGAGTTTTTGGAAGATGGGGTTTATATACCTACTGATGTTAAGGTGAAGCAGATGAAGGGTGCTAGGCCTGATTGTGTTACTGTGCAGAAGAAGCTTAGTAGGGATAGAGCTGTTACTGCTTATGAAGTTAGGGATAAGCCTTCTGCACTTAAACCCGAGGATTGGGACCGAGTTGTTGCGGTTTTTGTCTTGGGAAAAGATTGGCAGTTCAAGGACTGGCCTTATAAGGATCATGTCgaaattttcaataaaa TTACTGGATTTTTTATGCGGTTTGAAGATGATAGTATAGAGTCGGCAAAGACTGTTAAGCAGTGGAATGTAAAGATTATCTCG ATTAGTAAGAACAAGCGGCATCAAGATAGGGCTGCGGCATTGGAGGTGTGGGACAGATTAGAAGAATTTGTGCGCTCACGATCACATTCTTGA